Part of the Zingiber officinale cultivar Zhangliang chromosome 8A, Zo_v1.1, whole genome shotgun sequence genome, AAGAGGAAATGACAACCAGTGAAAATGATGTGTTGCGTCTACTATTATTGGAAAAAGAGGCACTTGAGAACGAGAAGGAAAATTTGCAAAAGAAAATTACtgctttagaaaattctaccaatgaatttattgaagagattctTCAAGAAATTCACATGTGCAATTCTGGTAATCTTTTACTTTTATTCTATTGCATTTAATGCATATTTATTAGATTCAATTGTGATATGATTAATTTTTTACTCCTAATCTTTCTGCTAGTTAATTACATATTTGATAATGATTTATGTCACTTGTGACTCCAAGCAATTCCTTGTTGACGGTTGTTGCTATCCAAACATGGACTTAGAATAcaatttagtgaaaaatctaagctAAGGATGATTCAAATGTGGTTAGTGGACTCAAATACATTTTGTCAGTTGTTGGGCAGGGATATCATCTTTGTTGGTCTGGCAACATGAAATAGCAAACTACATTCTATGACTGTATGCATTGGGATAATTTTTAGATGATTGTGATTTATATTTTAATGTTTGAAGTCGATGGAAGATCAGTACGAAGAATGATTAGACTAACAATTGGGTCAATATACATATTGTTTCACTCTTTAGTATTGAGTTCCAACATGTAATCTTCTGGAGTCAGGGGTATGTGACTAACTTCATGGAAGGATGAGCGGTTAACAAATACAGGTTTTGAAAAAATTGACATGGTGTACTGACTCTTTTGTGTGGTAAACTATGACTCAATTAGCATCTCCCTTTACCCATTTGTGCCCTTATACAACATAATCAAAAAGCAACCTGGACGTGTTTGTcaaaataagaaggaaaatatttttaatcctTTGGTTCCTTTAATTTAAACTGAGCAATTTCCTATTCTTCCTGGAACAATCTTTTGTTCCAGTTTGCAGTATGGCATGCATAAACGTTTCCAGTTCAGTCATCTAAGATGGTCATTCTTGAATATCGGTTTCCAAACATCTCTAGTTTTGAGAATTATACACTTGGCTTGCTGATATATACTAAAGGATACATGGCATATGCGCTCGTTGTGTAGTAAGATTCAGATGGTCAAATCTGACCTCTCTATTCTTgttctttttttctttcctttgtgACCAGATATGTTTTTCTTCATTTGGGGCCTAAACTCTCAATTATTCTTCAACATAAACTTCAATCTCTTATATTCACATTTACTGTAAAAGATTTGGCAGTAGCAACATTTAGCCAGCAAATTTCAACctgttttctttttcattttccctcATTTTTATGTATTGCTTTCATTCTCTATAAATTCACCAAAACTAATAAATAATTAGTAACTACAACTTAACAAATTGTATAATCATGGTTCAAGAATTTTTGCTCATCAGTCATCAGTCAAAAGAATATTACCCTATTCCACCAGCACTTGCATCTTGAAAGAGTTATACTAAGTCGCCTTTTGAAAGAGCACTTGCATCATGTGTTAGCCTGGGACGGGTTGGTGGGGGCCTCGAAGGTGAGCGGAGTCACCTTTTGCCGACTTGAAAGAGTTATACGAAGTTATTTCAATTCAGTAGTTTATGTAATTTATTATTGACTTCAAGATTATCATTATAGGGACTCCTAACTTCTTTTATTGATCTGAATctaaaacaaataagaaaataaataatccaAATTAACTAAACTACGGAATAATCATCCCTTATTATTtaccaaaaagaaaaagaaaatgtgaCAAGCCtaattactaaaaaaaaaaaaacagcttgGTGCATGAAGCTCCTGCCATACGGGGTCCCGGGAAATgatccattgtacgtagccttaccctactttttgcaagaggcaacagttttcaggattcgaaccctctggtcacaaagcaacaatttTACCATTGCGATAAGCCTAAttactaaataataaaaaataaatttaaaatttatttgtagaTGCGCCAATATTCATTTTTTCTTTAATTATAGATGCACCAATATCAAATTGTTCTTTAGTTTTTTCTtcaattttatttccttttttgtgTTGTGTTGTTTGTTCCCTTCCTTGCGTTACAATGACTAAACTTTGTTTATTTGCCTTAACCTGCAACTTGCTCATCATTCACTGATTACAACATCAATTTATTTCATAATTTCAGCACTAGAAGCCGAGATAAATAACCTCAAGTCAGAACATATGATTGTTCTCAACGACATCAGTGATCTGAGGACTCTCTTGGAATCCATCACCTCATTTGAAGATTCTATCCAATAGTAAAGATCCATAGTTTTCAAGTTGTAATGATGCCTAGTTTTCAAGATGTTTCTGAAGTGTGAAGATTTTGAAATGCTTTTTTTTTGGGTGGTATCTTTTAAGCAAAAGATCCAAAAGATTCTACTTGTGATATGTTGGATTCCCCCGTCTTTGAAGAAAAATGGTACAACTGATCAGTAGTATGCTCTAATATTAATGCATGGTTATGGATTATAGAATTCTGTTGATTCCACGTTGCATAGTGTAATAAGAAGTCTAATTAACCTATATATGTAGATGTAGCCTTGAGAAAATTTTGTATAGAAATATTATCAAGAGATATGATAATACTCCATGTCCATGGTAGTTACACCCAGAATATTCGTCCCTATTGAGATTCAAAACTACTCTAAGGTCCATCATTACCTATAAGAACATATTCTAAAGCACATTTTGCACGCAAAAAACAATGAAGAACATGCATTAAAAAGCTTCATGTCTACAAACAACAGGCATCCCAATTTCCACAAGCAAGCATGAAGAAGCTTGTGACAAAATAACTTGTTGATAAAGGTTCACTAGCAAATAGATCTTGTTGGATCTAGAAAAAAGGGTTATGGTCAGAGACTCAGAATTGCAACTAAGGAACAGCTGGTGTGTTTGATGTTTTAATATGCTCCAGCATTTTGAGTACCTCGGCCATGGTTGGTCTCTCTGATGGATCTGGTTCTAGGCACTTCTCCGCGACATGAAATACTCTCTTTATTTCTTCAATGGGATAGCAAGTCAAGGCTTTGTCGATTGCGTGCTGTTCTTCGTTCACTTCGATAATCCCTTTTACCTACAGAAGCAAGCATGGACAAATCATAGGAAAAAAAACATGCATAACACTAGTATTCATTGGATAATCTTTGTATATCAATCATCTTACCCAGGTCACTAGTTTTGTTCCTCCTTCAATAAAAGATTCATCTGTTGGCCTTTTCCCGGTTAAAAGCTCAAGCAACACCACCCCGAAGCTGTAAACATCCCCTTTAGTAGTCGCTCTGCCGGTGTCGAAGTATTCTGAAGGAAAAGGAGACGGTGTCACCCAATCTCTTCTTATAAACTTGCAAAAGCTAGTACATCACATTACCAGGAGCAAGATAACCAAAACTTCCTGCAACAATTGTCGTAACATGGGTTCGACTCGGTTCTAGTAGCGTGGCTAAACCGAAATCGGAAACTCTGGCTTCCATGTTATGGTCCAACAAGATGTTGCTCGATTTGATATCTCTGTGAATTATGTGAGGTATGCAGTCATGGTGGAGATATGATATGCCCCTGGCTGCCCCAATAGCTACTTTGTATCTTGTAGCCCAATCGAGAGGTTTCAGTACTTTGCGCGAATTCCCTGTATCAGGATTGCATACATGAAAAACTGATGAATTCCATGGACATCCAAAATTGGGTAAAGGTTAAGTTGAATACCATGAAGCAGCGAATCTAAGCTTCCATTTGGCATCAACTCATACACAAGGAAATTGAAGTGAGGGGACACATAATATCCATGAAGCGTAACGATGTTTCGGTGCTTTATATCGCCCATTGCGTCCAATTCTCTTTCGAATCCTCGGTCGACATCAGAATTCCCCTTGCTCAGTCTCTTCACCGCGAAGGCAGCGGTATCGTTGATTGTCAATCTGTAGACTGTGCCTTGGCCTCCAGAACCAATGATATCCTTGTTAGACAACTTCATTGTCTTTTTAACAAACACCTTTGAGTTCAAAGAGTGTGTCGTCGAAGACCTAAATAGAACAAATTTCCCACCTGTTATCATACAAGTCAGTAATATACTTGAATATAATTGTTCATTCATGGCCAAAGCTTGTGCTGTTAGAAAGTAATTAACCTGTCATAGTATCTTGGATGATGCTACGCTTGCGCGTCCATCGTCTGTAGAGGAGACAGGAAACGATGATCTTCGAGGTAACAAAGGCGAGACAAGACACTGCAATGTAAAGTGCTAGTGCAGTAGATCCAGCCATATCTCGTATCAAAaggctttttctttcttttagtttGTATGATTGAATTAGTCCAAAGGGCAAACCAGCCTCAGGATTGAAACCTCTGCATCAGAAATGAAGCTCAGTGCAAGCACAGAGGTGCATTACAACATGAAAAAGACTTGTTCTTTAGAACAAACACAAGGAGGAGGGCATGAACATGGATGTGAGATTTTATGTTGATGCTGAAGAAATCATCCCAAAAACATGGCGACTTAATCTATATTATATCAAGAACATTGCATAAACAGTCAAGAGTGCTTACCCAAATTCAAGTTGCAGAACTGAGTTCCTCTGTAATTTTTTCTTCCTCGTGCAGACTTAAATCTGGATTTATTGGTGAAAAAGGAGAATCCTGGAAGGACCTGCAATTCTCAGATGAAATATCTGGCTAGGTGGCAACAACATCGAAGCCAATTAATTCAAATTGGCAAAGCATGTGAAAGTACGACCATATGGCTGGTGTTTTGTGTGCGCTGGCACTCGTTCTCTGCGCAACGTCAATCACCAAGTCGACACAATTGTCAAAGAAGACCTTTTTTAAATAGTAAAAGCAGAAGT contains:
- the LOC122011374 gene encoding receptor-like serine/threonine-protein kinase At1g78530 isoform X1; this encodes MAGSTALALYIAVSCLAFVTSKIIVSCLLYRRWTRKRSIIQDTMTGGKFVLFRSSTTHSLNSKVFVKKTMKLSNKDIIGSGGQGTVYRLTINDTAAFAVKRLSKGNSDVDRGFERELDAMGDIKHRNIVTLHGYYVSPHFNFLVYELMPNGSLDSLLHGNSRKVLKPLDWATRYKVAIGAARGISYLHHDCIPHIIHRDIKSSNILLDHNMEARVSDFGLATLLEPSRTHVTTIVAGSFGYLAPEYFDTGRATTKGDVYSFGVVLLELLTGKRPTDESFIEGGTKLVTWVKGIIEVNEEQHAIDKALTCYPIEEIKRVFHVAEKCLEPDPSERPTMAEVLKMLEHIKTSNTPAVP
- the LOC122011374 gene encoding receptor-like serine/threonine-protein kinase At1g78530 isoform X2 produces the protein MKLSNKDIIGSGGQGTVYRLTINDTAAFAVKRLSKGNSDVDRGFERELDAMGDIKHRNIVTLHGYYVSPHFNFLVYELMPNGSLDSLLHGNSRKVLKPLDWATRYKVAIGAARGISYLHHDCIPHIIHRDIKSSNILLDHNMEARVSDFGLATLLEPSRTHVTTIVAGSFGYLAPEYFDTGRATTKGDVYSFGVVLLELLTGKRPTDESFIEGGTKLVTWVKGIIEVNEEQHAIDKALTCYPIEEIKRVFHVAEKCLEPDPSERPTMAEVLKMLEHIKTSNTPAVP